The following coding sequences lie in one Metopolophium dirhodum isolate CAU chromosome 5, ASM1992520v1, whole genome shotgun sequence genomic window:
- the LOC132945696 gene encoding LOW QUALITY PROTEIN: myosin regulatory light polypeptide 9-like (The sequence of the model RefSeq protein was modified relative to this genomic sequence to represent the inferred CDS: deleted 1 base in 1 codon), with product MQYKYPSKSVLFCSIRLSCIVVAKKTNNYVANKVGEKFGYIETGTPSNVIVMFDRAQIHDFRRAFNLMDQNKDEFLDKNDLHDTLVSLGQDPNVDRLEGIVNEASVPIDFPIFLTLFSERLRGTDPEDVIKNVFKYFDENDESHVDLLRELLVTMGDRFTDEDADGILIHETPISKEEKLN from the exons atgcaatataaatatcCATCTAAAAGTGTACTATTTTGTTCGATTCGATTGTCTTGCATAGTTGTAGCTAAAAAAAC TAATAATTATGTCGCAAACAAAGTCGGTGAAAAGTTTGGTTACATAGAAACGGGAACACCGTCTAACGTCATTGTCATGTTCGACCGAGCACAGATACATGATTTCCGGAGAGCTTTCAACTTGATGGACCAAAACAAAGACGAATTCCTCGATAAAAAC GATTTACACGACACGCTGGTCTCTCTCG GCCAAGACCCTAACGTCGATCGTTTGGAAGGCATTGTGAACGAAGCTTCCGTTCCGATTGATTTCCCAATATTCCTGACGTTGTTTAGCGAAAGACTCCGCGGTACGGATCCGGAAGATGTGatcaaaaacgtttttaaatattttgacgaaAACGACGAAAGTCATGTGGACTTGCTACGTGAGCTATTGGTTACGATGGGAGACAGGTTTACAGACGAAGAC gctGATGGAATATTAATTCATGAAACTCCTATTtcaaaagaagaaaaattaaattaa